A DNA window from Vigna angularis cultivar LongXiaoDou No.4 chromosome 1, ASM1680809v1, whole genome shotgun sequence contains the following coding sequences:
- the LOC108322156 gene encoding 4-coumarate--CoA ligase CCL1, whose product MEQQQSTQHQNHDFIFRSKLPDICIPTHLPLHTYIFQNISQFNHRPCLINAATGECFTYADVQLTALRVAAGLNKLGIHQGDVILLLLRNCPQFVFAFLGSSVCGATITTANPFYTPAEVAKQAAACNAKLIITQASYVDKVKDFARENDVRVMCVDAAPEGYLHFSELTEANEKDIPGVKIFPDDVVALPYSSGTTGIPKGVMITHKGLVTSVAQQVDGENPNVYMRSEDVVLCVLPLFHIYALNSVLLCSLRVGATVLIMPEFDIVKLIELVEKQRVSVAAFVPPIVLSIAKSPDLQRYDLSSIRMIICGAAPVGEKVENCMRAKLPNAIFGQGYGMTEALAISFCLSFAKEGVEMKSGSSGCVLRNAEMKIVHPHTGASLRRNKAGEICIRGNQIMKGYLNDEEATKNTIDKEGWLHTGDIGYIDDDDELFIVDRLKELIKYKGFQVAPAELEAILIAHPNISDAAIVSMKDEVAGEVPVAFVVRSKGSNISEQEIKQYISNQVVFYKRISRVFFVGSIPKSASGKILRREMMARL is encoded by the exons ATGGAACAACAACAATCTACACAACACCAAAACCATGACTTCATTTTCCGTTCCAAACTCCCCGACATCTGCATTCCCACGCACCTCCCTCTCCACACTTACATCTTCCAAAACATCTCCCAATTCAACCACCGACCCTGCCTCATCAACGCCGCCACCGGAGAATGCTTCACCTATGCCGACGTTCAACTCACCGCTCTCAGAGTCGCCGCCGGCCTCAACAAACTCGGCATCCACCAGGGCGACGTCATCCTCCTTCTCCTCCGGAACTGCCCTCAGTTCGTCTTCGCATTTCTGGGCTCCTCCGTCTGCGGCGCCACCATCACCACCGCTAACCCCTTCTACACTCCGGCGGAGGTGGCCAAACAAGCCGCGGCCTGCAACGCCAAACTCATCATAACGCAGGCGTCCTACGTGGACAAAGTGAAGGATTTCGCGAGGGAAAACGACGTCAGAGTGATGTGCGTCGATGCGGCGCCGGAAGGTTACCTTCACTTCTCGGAGTTGACGGAGGCAAACGAGAAAGACATTCCCGGCGTTAAAATATTCCCGGACGACGTGGTTGCGCTGCCGTATTCTTCAGGAACGACGGGGATTCCGAAGGGAGTGATGATAACGCACAAGGGGTTGGTTACGAGCGTGGCGCAACAAGTGGACGGAGAGAACCCGAATGTGTATATGCGGAGCGAGGACGTGGTGTTGTGCGTGCTTCCACTTTTCCATATTTATGCCCTCAACAGTGTTTTGCTctgttctcttcgagttggggCTACCGTTTTGATAATGCCCGAATTTGACATTGTTAAGTTGATAGAGTTGGTTGAGAAACAGAGGGTAAGCGTGGCGGCGTTTGTGCCACCCATCGTATTGTCGATTGCGAAGAGTCCAGACTTGCAGCGATATGACCTGTCATCGATTCGAATGATTATATGTGGTGCAGCACCAGTGGGAGAGAAAGTTGAGAATTGTATGAGGGCGAAACTACCCAACGCCATATTCGGTCAG GGTTACGGGATGACAGAGGCATTAGCGATTTCGTTCTGCTTATCCTTTGCGAAGGAAGGAGTGGAAATGAAATCAGGTTCGAGCGGGTGCGTGCTAAGAAACGCGGAGATGAAGATCGTTCACCCTCACACTGGAGCTTCGCTCCGTAGGAATAAAGCAGGTGAGATTTGCATCAGAGGCAACCAGATCATGAAAG GTTACCTAAACGACGAAGAGGCGACAAAAAATACAATAGATAAGGAGGGATGGTTGCATACGGGTGATATTGGGTACatcgatgatgatgatgaactTTTCATCGTTGATCGATTAAAGGAGTTGATCAAATACAAAGGATTTCAAGTGGCTCCAGCGGAGTTGGAAGCCATTCTAATTGCTCACCCCAATATTTCAGATGCTGCTATTGTATC caTGAAGGATGAAGTTGCAGGAGAAGTTCCAGTGGCTTTTGTTGTAAGATCAAAAGGTTCTAATATATCTGAGCAAGAAATCAAGCAATACATCTCAAACCAG GTtgtgttttataaaagaatcaGCAGGGTTTTCTTTGTGGGCTCCATTCCAAAGTCTGCCTCTGGAAAGATCTTGCGAAGAGAAATGATGGCAAGGCTTTGA